One window from the genome of Oryza glaberrima chromosome 3, OglaRS2, whole genome shotgun sequence encodes:
- the LOC127765871 gene encoding uncharacterized protein LOC127765871 isoform X2, which produces MARSPAAPPLLEELMDIPVEKRARKSMVVVRDANGEYCSGCVLKSKGKYTYVLTQSSFASGREDTLKICFFDQIEREASAFASGDTFCLLRTKRHTDCRPIKKMRGQVMPEPMVVFAPSSATSAYHIPGFVISESTAALDLRRNHINGSECYFLGTCHYAEKGFNGHCRLVGSPVFSLKGKVMGLIAGTCVKELNLYLGGYEIKVALLTSHMDGMLNAMLPKSDAAKKKIASRKKGGKFP; this is translated from the exons ATGGCCCGGTCACCTGCTGCTCCTCCACTCCTTGAAG AACTCATGGACATTCCGGTAGAGAAGAGAGCAAGGAAATCGATGGTCGTAGTCCGTGACGCCAATGGTGAATATTGCAGCGGATGCGTGTTGAAATCAAAGGGAAAGTACACTTACGTGTTGACCCAATCGTCATTTGCATCAGGCAGAGAGGATACCCTCAAGATCTGTTTCTTTGATCAGATCGAACGGGAAGCCTCGGCTTTTGCTTCTGGGGATACGTTCTGTCTTCTTAGGACGAAAAGGCACACAGACTGCAGACCAATCAAGAAGATGCGTGGTCAGGTTATGCCCGAACCTATGGTCGTTTTTGCCCCTTCTTCAGCAACCTCTGCATACCACATCCCAGGCTTTGTCATATCAGAATCAACCGCTGCACTCGACCTTCGACGCAACCATATCAATGGTTCTGAGTGCTACTTCCTGGGAACGTGCCACTATGCCGAGAAGGGTTTCAATGGGCATTGCAGATTAGTGGGTTCTCCGGTCTTCAGCCTAAAAGGAAAAGTTATGGGACTAATCGCTGGGACTTGTGTGAAAGAGCTCAATTTGTACCTTGGTGGCTATGAGATCAAGGTGGCACTGTTAACATCTCATATGGATGGTATGCTGAATGCGATGCTGCCGAAGTCAGATGCAGCCAAGAAGAAGATTGCTTCAAGGAAGAAGGGAGGGAAGTTCCCATAG
- the LOC127765871 gene encoding uncharacterized protein LOC127765871 isoform X1 gives MARSPAAPPLLEGEELMDIPVEKRARKSMVVVRDANGEYCSGCVLKSKGKYTYVLTQSSFASGREDTLKICFFDQIEREASAFASGDTFCLLRTKRHTDCRPIKKMRGQVMPEPMVVFAPSSATSAYHIPGFVISESTAALDLRRNHINGSECYFLGTCHYAEKGFNGHCRLVGSPVFSLKGKVMGLIAGTCVKELNLYLGGYEIKVALLTSHMDGMLNAMLPKSDAAKKKIASRKKGGKFP, from the exons ATGGCCCGGTCACCTGCTGCTCCTCCACTCCTTGAAGGTGAAG AACTCATGGACATTCCGGTAGAGAAGAGAGCAAGGAAATCGATGGTCGTAGTCCGTGACGCCAATGGTGAATATTGCAGCGGATGCGTGTTGAAATCAAAGGGAAAGTACACTTACGTGTTGACCCAATCGTCATTTGCATCAGGCAGAGAGGATACCCTCAAGATCTGTTTCTTTGATCAGATCGAACGGGAAGCCTCGGCTTTTGCTTCTGGGGATACGTTCTGTCTTCTTAGGACGAAAAGGCACACAGACTGCAGACCAATCAAGAAGATGCGTGGTCAGGTTATGCCCGAACCTATGGTCGTTTTTGCCCCTTCTTCAGCAACCTCTGCATACCACATCCCAGGCTTTGTCATATCAGAATCAACCGCTGCACTCGACCTTCGACGCAACCATATCAATGGTTCTGAGTGCTACTTCCTGGGAACGTGCCACTATGCCGAGAAGGGTTTCAATGGGCATTGCAGATTAGTGGGTTCTCCGGTCTTCAGCCTAAAAGGAAAAGTTATGGGACTAATCGCTGGGACTTGTGTGAAAGAGCTCAATTTGTACCTTGGTGGCTATGAGATCAAGGTGGCACTGTTAACATCTCATATGGATGGTATGCTGAATGCGATGCTGCCGAAGTCAGATGCAGCCAAGAAGAAGATTGCTTCAAGGAAGAAGGGAGGGAAGTTCCCATAG